One segment of Poecile atricapillus isolate bPoeAtr1 chromosome 5, bPoeAtr1.hap1, whole genome shotgun sequence DNA contains the following:
- the TFPI gene encoding tissue factor pathway inhibitor isoform X1 yields MKGRKRGHSLSSPFLLLFFCITGHATDELDGSEEEHVVGAALPPLKLVHSFCAMKADDGPCKAIHIRYFFNIKSRKCEVFEYGGCHGNENNFLTLEECQEKCVVTELSQKMPLAKIKKALFLGKPDFCFHAQEPGVCRGYFTRYFYNKETKLCEAFKYGGCLGNQNNFRSLEECQNTCQDNSNLLPTVTAEEHPNTVNSSSPAEEHPNTVNSSSPAEEHPNTLNSSSPAEEHPNTLNSSSPAEDPSQDPGIFGNLLPTAPNEKSNTLNSSSPKEEPNQFPYFFEPPPIPSLCMTPMDRGLCRAKELRFFYNYSTGRCRPFSYSGCGGNENNFISRKSCLRICKKGFNKKKGERKLIKIKKKRKKQPVKALGMEIVHERMQL; encoded by the exons GTGCTGCTTTGCCACCGCTGAAGCTTGTGCACTCATTCTGTGCCATGAAAGCAGATGATGGTCCATGCAAAGCCATCCACATCCGCTATTTCTTCAATATTAAAAGCCGCAAGTGTGAAGTATTTGAATATGGTGGATGCCATGGCAATGAGAACAACTTCTTAACGCTGGAGGAATGCCAGGAGAAGTGTGTGGTAACAG AACTGTCTCAGAAGATGCCGTTAGCAAAAATTAAGAAAG CATTGTTTCTAGGAAAGCCTGACTTCTGCTTCCACGCCCAAGAGCCGGGGGTCTGCCGAGGGTATTTTACCAGGTATTTCTACAACAAAGAGACAAAACTGTGTGAAGCTTTCAAGTATGGTGGGTGCCTAGGAAACCAGAACAACTTCAGGAGTTTGGAGGAGTGTCAGAACACCTGCCAAGACAACT caaATTTATTACCAACTGTTACAGCTGAAGAGCACCCCAACACTGTGAACAGCAGTTCCCCAGCTGAAGAGCATCCCAACACTGTGAACAGCAGTTCCCCAGCTGAAGAGCATCCCAACACTCTGAACAGCAGTTCCCCAGCTGAAGAGCATCCCAACACTCTGAACAGCAGTTCCCCAGCTGAAGATCCCAGCCAAGATCCTGGGATTTTTG gTAATTTGTTGCCAACTGCTCCAAATGAGAAGTCCAACACCCTGAACAGTAGTTCCCCAAAGGAGGAGCCCAACCAGTTCCCATATTTTTTTG AACCACCTCCTATCCCTTCTTTGTGCATGACCCCTATGGACAGAGGACTTTGCAGGGCCAAAGAGTTAAGATTTTTCTACAACTACTCCACTGGAAGGTGTCGCCCATTTAGCTACAGCGGTTGTGGTGGGAATGAGAATAATTTCATCTCCAGAAAGTCGTGTTTGAGGATCTGCAAGAAAG GATTCAATAAGaaaaaaggtgaaagaaaattaataaaaatcaagaaaaaaagaaagaaacagccAGTAAAGGCTCTGGGCATGGAAATCGTCCATGAAAGAATGCAACTTTGA